The following proteins are encoded in a genomic region of Montipora foliosa isolate CH-2021 chromosome 10, ASM3666993v2, whole genome shotgun sequence:
- the LOC137972710 gene encoding uncharacterized protein encodes MDDNERNHIKTFDCYGDQNTLGLRWKRWLTAFELFADGKGLILNEENVNNRQRRRALLLHLAGTDVQDIFSTLPNTGDAKDYKKAVDALNAYFVPQVDTMYARHCFRQLTQAPGETIRQFATRLRRAVKDCSYGEDTDNQIRDEILCKCSNTYIKRKLLEEGRGLTLAKALEIAENCEKVDTQLAAMSLERKEENPAVIRRIRETRRGSGKKNQSRDPHKDLEPTCYRCGRTGHFGRDPVCPARGQFCRKCGMEGHFQERCKTKQEGGAKQAKVRYNRDPKKGVANVVDVEGNEDTPVYAFAVDNKKQEKIEVTVGGCKLNVIVDSGASTNIIDKQTWEWLKKNKVKCKSARSDRKLYPYASQTPLDVIGTFCCKVVAGGNSVNAEFCVIDGEGDPLLGKETATNLGVLKIGIEVAAVYASSKNIGEILQAKHPEVFNGFGKLKDRAVRLHIDPNVKPVAQPIRRTPFSLRSKVEAKIQELVDLDIIEPAQGPTTWVNPVLLYSILRSASRRPGSGTAGEER; translated from the coding sequence ATGGATGACAACGAGAGAAACCACATCAAAACATTTGACTGCTACGGCGACCAAAACACGCTCGGTTTAAGATGGAAGAGATGGCTTACGGCGTTCGAATTGTTTGCAGATGGAAAGGGCCTGATCCTGAATGAGGAAAACGTAAACAACCGACAAAGAAGACGTGCATTATTGTTACATCTAGCGGGAACGGACGTTCAAGATATCTTCTCTACCCTCCCAAACACAGGAGATGCGAAGGACTATAAGAAAGCGGTGGACGCGCTGAACGCGTACTTCGTTCCGCAGGTCGACACAATGTACGCTAGACACTGCTTCAGACAGCTCACTCAAGCACCAGGGGAGACAATTCGACAGTTCGCCACTAGACTGAGACGTGCAGTGAAAGATTGCAGTTATGGAGAAGACACAGACAACCAGATTCGTGATGAAATACTCTGCAAGTGCAGTAACACTTACATCAAGAGAAAACTCCTAGAAGAAGGTCGTGGCCTAACCCTAGCAAAAGCACTTGAAATagctgaaaattgtgaaaaagttGACACCCAGCTTGCTGCAATGAGCCTagagagaaaagaagaaaatccaGCAGTCATACGCCGCATCAGGGAAACAAGAAGAGGCTCTGGCAAGAAGAATCAATCACGTGATCCCCACAAAGACCTGGAGCCGACTTGCTATCGATGCGGTAGAACTGGACACTTTGGCAGAGACCCGGTCTGTCCAGCAAGAGGACAATTTTGCCGTAAATGCGGAATGGAGGGACATTTCCAAGAGCGATGTAAGACAAAGCAGGAAGGTGGCGCAAAACAAGCGAAAGTCAGATATAACAGGGATCCCAAGAAAGGCGTTGCAAACGTTGTCGATGTCGAAGGTAATGAAGACACCCCTGTATACGCCTTTGCAGTGGACAATAAGAAGCAAGAAAAGATTGAAGTCACTGTTGGAGGTTGCAAGCTGAACGTGATTGTGGATTCTGGAGCAAGCACCAACATCATCGACAAGCAAACATGGGAGTGgctaaagaagaacaaagttAAGTGCAAATCAGCTCGCTCTGATAGAAAGCTCTACCCCTACGCATCTCAGACGCCACTTGACGTAATAGGAACATTCTGCTGTAAAGTTGTCGCAGGAGGAAACTCTGTTAACGCCGAGTTCTGCGTAATAGACGGAGAAGGTGATCCCCTGTTAGGAAAAGAAACCGCAACTAATCTCGGAGTACTGAAGATTGGCATAGAAGTGGCGGCTGTTTATGCAAGCTCAAAGAACATTGGTGAGATCCTCCAGGCAAAACACCCAGAAGTCTTCAatggttttggaaagctgaaagACAGAGCGGTCAGGCTCCACATTGATCCAAACGTAAAGCCCGTGGCTCAGCCAATAAGGAGGACTCCTTTCAGTCTTAGATCAAAGGTGGAAGCAAAGATCCAGGAACTGGTTGACCTTGATATCATAGAGCCAGCTCAAGGGCCCACCACGTGGGTCAACCCAGTACTTCTATACTCTATACTCAGAAGTGCTTCCAGGCGACCAGGTTCTGGTACAGCAGGAGAAGAGAGATAA